In the genome of Streptomyces violaceoruber, the window CTGCTTCACGGCCCCGGGCCGCTTCGCGACCCAGTGCGCGGCGGCGGCCCCGTGGATCGCCTCGGAGCCCCTGGGCACCCACCCGGCGATGGCCCGCCTGCTCCTGCACCGCTACGACCGGGCACTCGGAAGAGGCGGCGCGAGCAACGCCGGCAGAGAGGCGCGGGACGGGACGACTTGCGGCTCCGCCGCGGGGGCGCGACCGGCCGCAACCGAACCCGCACTCGCCGGATAACCGCACCGGGCGGACGACCGGGCCCCCACCTGTCACACCTTCCGCATACTGTTCACGACATGGAAGGCACCGCACCCCCCACCCCGTACGACCCCGCGTCCGTGGCCCGCTACGCCCCCGAACCCGACAAACGCCCCGGCCGCACCGCCTTCCAGCGCGACCGCGCCCGCATCCTGCACTCCGGCGCCCTGCGCCGCCTGGCCGGGAAGACGCAGGTCGTCGCGCCGGGGGAGGGCAGCCCCGTCTGGGACGCCAGCCCCCGTACCCGCCTCACGCACTCCCTGGAGTGCGCCCAGGTCGGCCGGGAGCTGGGCGCCGCCCTCGGGTGCGACCCGGACCTCGTCGAGGCGGCCTGCCTCGCGCACGACCTGGGCCACCCGCCCTTCGGGCACAACGGGGAACAGGCGCTGAACGCCTTCGCCGAGGACTGCGGCGGCTTCGAGGGCAACGCCCAGTCGCTCCGGCTCCTCACCCGCATCGAGCCCAAACGGTTCACCGAGGACGGCTCCGTCGGGCTCAACCTCACCCGCGCCACGCTCGACGCCGCCACCAAGTACCCGTGGCCCCGCGGTGCCCACCCCGCCGTTCCCGCCTCGCCCAAGTTCGGGGTGTACGACGACGACCGGCCCGTCTTCGCGTGGCTCCGCGAGGACGCCCCCGGCGCCCGCACCTGCTTCGAGGCCCAGGTGATGGACTGGGCCGACGACGTGGCGTACTCCGTGCACGACGTCGAGGACGGCCTGCACGCCGGCCACATCGACCCGAACTGCCTGCTCGCCGACCCCGAGCGCGAGGCGGTGTTCGACGCCGCCGTCGGACGGTACGTGCTCGCCGGCACCGACCACGCCGAACTCGCCGCCGCCCTCGACCGCCTCCTCGCCCAGGACTGGTGGCCGCACGGATACGACGGCTCGGCGCCCGCCCAGGCGCGGCTGAAGGATGCCACCAGTCAGCTCATCGGCCGCTTCTGCCTGGCCGCCGAGGCCGCCACCCGGGCCGCGTACGGCGACGGCCGGCTCACCCGCTACACCGCCGAGCTGGTCGTGCCCCGCGAGACCCGGATGGAGTGCGCCGTCCTCAAGGCGGTCGCCGTCCGCTACGTCATGCAGCGCACCGAGCAGGAGCGGCTCCGCGCCGACCAGCGCATCGTCGTCGCCGAGCTGGCCGAGGCGCTCACCGCTCGCGCGCCGGACGGGCTCGACCCCCAGTTCCGCGCCCTGTTCGACGCGGCCGCCGACGACCGCGCCCGCAAACGGGTGGTCGTCGACCAGATCGCCTCCCTCACCGACGCCTCGGCCCGCTCGCTTCACGCCCGCCTGACGGGGCATCCATGAGACTGGCGGCGGGACAGGCATGCCCGGATCGCGGCTCTCCATGGCCTGATCGGGTCACTGCCCCTTCCCGCACCACGCCACGTGCGGGACGCTCGCACGTGGCGGCACCCTGACGAGGAGGCAGACAAGTGGTCGACGCGGATCAGACATTCGTCATCGTCGGAGGCGGCCTGGCGGGCGCGAAAGCGGCCGAGACGCTCCGCACGGAGGGCTTCACCGGCCGGGTGATCCTCGTCTGCGACGAACGCGACCACCCCTACGAGCGCCCGCCGCTGTCCAAGGGCTACCTCCTGGGCAAGGAGGAGCGCGACAGCGTCTTCGTGCACGAGCCCGCCTGGTACGCCCGGCACGACATCGAGCTGCACCTCGGCCAGACCGTCGTCGCGATCGACCGCGCCGCCAAGACCGTCCACTACGGCGACGACGGCACCCACGTCAGCTACGACAAGCTGCTCATCGCGACCGGCGCCGAGCCCCGCCGCCTGGACGTCCCCGGCACCGGCCTCGCGGGCGTCCACCACCTGCGCCGCCTGGCGCACGCCGAGCGCCTCAAGGGCGTCCTCGCCACCCTCGGCCGGGACAACGGACACCTGGTGATCGCCGGCGCGGGCTGGATCGGCCTGGAGGTCGCGGCCGCGGCCCGCGAGTACGGTGCGGAGGTCACCGTCATCGAGCCCGCCCCGACCCCGCTGCACGGCGTCCTCGGTCCCGAGCTGGGCGCCGTCTTCGCCGAGCTGCACGAGTCGCGCGGCGTCCGCTTCCGCTTCGGCGTGAAGCTGACCGAGATCGTCGGCCAGGACGGTGTGGTGCTGGCCGCCCGCACCGACGACGGCGAGGAGCACCCCGCGCACGACGTGCTCGCCGCGATCGGCGCCGCCCCGCGCACCGCGCTCGCCCAGGCGGCCGGGTTGGAGATCGCCGACCGCGCGCACGGCGGCGGCATCGTCGTCGACGACCACCTGCGCACCTCCGACCCCGACATCTTCGCGGCCGGCGACGTGGCCTCCTTCCACCACGCCCTCTTCGACACCAGCCTGCGCGTGGAGCACTGGGCCAACGCCCTGAACGGCGGTCCGGCCGCCGCCCGCGCGATGCTCGGCAGGGGCCTCGCCCACGACCGCGTGCCCTACTTCTTCACCGACCAGTACGACCTGGGCATGGAGTACTCCGGCTGGGCGCCGGCCGGCTCGTACGACCAGGTGGTGATCCGCGGGGACGCGGCGAAGCGCGAGTTCATCGCCTTCTGGGTGAAGGAGGGCCGGGTGCTGGCCGGGATGAACGTCAACGTGTGGGACGTCACGGAGCCGATCCAGCAGCTGATCCGCTCGAAGACCCGGGTGGACACGGAGGACCTGGCGAACCCGCACGTATCCCTCGAAAGCCTCGTCGCATAGTTGTCGGTCCGCCCCCGTAGACTTCACGCGTGGCAGGACGGATCAACGACGAGGACGTGAAGGCGGTACGGGACGCGGTCCCGATCGACGCCGTCGTCTCGGAGTACCTCCAGCTGCGCAACGCCGGGGGCGGCAACCTGAAGGGGCTGTGCCCCTTCCACGACGAGAAGTCGCCGTCCTTCCAGGTCAGTCCGAGCAAGGGGTTCTTCCACTGCTTCGGCTGCCAGGAGGGCGGCGACACCATCACGTTCGTGATGAAGATCGACCACCTCACCTTCTCGGAGGCGGTCGAGCGCCTGGCCGGCCAGGCCGGCATCACGCTGCGCTACGAGGAGGGCGGATACAACCCCTCCCACCAGCGCGGTGAGCGCATCCGCCTGGTCGAGGCCCACAAGATCGCCGCCCAGTGGTACGCGGAACAGCTCGCGACCGGCCCCGAGGCGGACACCGGCCGCGCCTTCCTCGCCGACCGCGGCTTCGACCAGGCCGCCGCCGAGCACTTCGGCGTCGGCTACAGCCCCCAGGGCTGGGACCACCTCACCCGCTTCCTGCGCGGCAAGGGCTTCAGCGACAAGGAGCTGCTGCTCTCCGGCCTGTCCCAGGAGGGCCGCCGCGGCCCCATCGACCGCTTCCGCGGCCGGCTGATGTGGCCCATCCGCGACATCGGCGGCGACGTCGTCGGCTTCGGCGCCCGCAAGCTCTACGAGGCGGACAACGGCCCGAAGTACCTGAACACCCCCGACACGGCCATCTACAAGAAGTCCCAGGTCCTCTACGGCATCGACCTCGCCAAGAAGGACATCGCGAAGGCGTCCCGCGCCGTCGTCGTCGAGGGCTACACGGACGTCATGGCCTGCCACCTCGCCGGTGTCACCACCGCCATCGCCACCTGCGGCACCGCCTTCGGCGGCGACCACATCAAGATCCTGCGCCGACTGCTGATGGACAACGGCTCGGCCCGCGTGATCTTCACCTTCGACGGCGACGCGGCCGGACAGAAGGCGGCCCTGCGCGCCTTCGAGGACGACCAGAAGTTCGCCGCCGAGACCTACATCGCCATCGCCCCCGACGGCATGGACCCCTGCGACCTGCGCCTGGCCAAGGGCGACGACGCCGTCGCCGACCTGGTCGAGCCGCGCACCCCGCTCTTCGAGTTCGCGCTGCGCCAGATCGTGGCCCGCTACGACCTGGACACCCCCGCCGGTCGCGCCGCCGCCCTGGACGAGGCCGCGCCGGTCGTCGCCCGGATCAAGAACAGCGGCGCCCAGCACGAGGTCGCCGTGCAGCTCGCCGGCATGCTCGGCATCCTCGACACCCAGTTCGTGGTCAAGCGGATCGCCCAGCTCGCCCGCTGGGCCCGTGACCGCGGCGGCAAGGGCCCCGCCCCCGACCAGCGGCAGCGCGGCGGCGGCCCGCAGCAGCAGGCCGGACCCATGACGGCCACCCCCCGGGGCCCGGCCCTCAACCTCCGCAACCCGGTCTTCGCCACCGAACGCGAGCTGCTCAAGCTCGCCCTCCAGCGCCCCGAGCTGGTCTCCCCGGCCTTCGACGCGTACGGCGTCGACGAGTTCACCGCCCCGCCCTACGCCGCCGTACGCGAGGCGATCATGGAGGCGGGCGGCGCCGAGTTCGGCGTCCAGGACCCGCAGGACTACCTGGTCCGGGTCCGCGAGGCCGCCCCCGACGACACCGTCCGGGCCATGGTCACCGAACTCGCGGTCGAGGCGATCATGCTGCACCGCGGCGTGAAGGGCGTCGACGAGGTCTACGCGGGCGCCCAGCTGGTCACGGTCCGCCGCCGGGCCGTCGAGCGCCGCATCCGCGACATCACCGGCCGCCTCACCCGCCTCTCCGGCCACGGCGACCCCGCCGAACTGGCCGCCGTCCAGAACGAGCTGTGGATCCTCCAGCAGTACGACCAGAACCTGCGCGAACACGGCGCCGCCGCGCTGTGAGACGCGGCGGCGGGATCAGCCGCCGTCCCGTGTGAACGCCGGCGTCACCGCCCGCACCAGCCGCTCGGCGAACTCGTCCCCGCGGTCCCGGAACCGCGGGTATTCGGTGACGAAGTGGTTCCACTCCACGCACCCGGCCGCCTCCACCACGTCCTCCAAAAGGATGTGCTCGCGGTGGTACGGCCACTCGCCCGACAGCCGGAACACCGCGTGCAGCAGGTCACGGCTCAGCGGATGCCGCTCGGCCAGCAGCACGGCGTCGTACAGGTCCTTGCCCTGCCCGTACATGTCGTTGATCAGCCACATCAACTTCCAGGCGAGAGACAGACCCGGTGTCGCGGCGTACAGGACCGCCCCGCCCGACAGCTCCACCGGCTCGGGCGGCTCCGGAAGCCGCTCCCCGAACACGAAGTCGAGCTGGACGTGCCCGCCCGGCAGCCCCGGCGATCCCCACGGCACCACCATGCGCAGGCCCGGCACCCGGTCGTAGGTCCAGATGTCCTCGACCACGGCGCCCCGGGCCGAGATGCCGACGTCCATGCCGCCGGCCCCGGTACCGGCCCGCGCCCCGGCCGCCTCCGCGAGCGTCGTCAGCATCCGTTCGGTGCGGCCGTCGTCGATCCGCCAGGACCGGGGAACCACCACGAAGTCCAGGTCACCGGGCTCCCGGGCCTGCGCGCCGAACCACGTCGACATGAGCATGCTGCCGCGCAGCACCAGCGAGTCCACCCACTCCGAGTCCGCGACGGCGTCCAGCACCTGGTCCAGGGCGCGCCGTCGGGCCGCCCGCCACGCGGTGCCCCGCTCCGGGTCCGTGAAGCTCGGGTCGGTGGCCCGGTAGGCGTTCTGGTGCTGCTTCAGCGCCGGGTCGAACACCGGCCGCTGCGTCACGTCGTCCCCCGGCACCGGCCGCAGCGTCCTGGGCAGATGCTCGGCCCGCCGGGTCTCGTCGTCCAGGGGCGCCC includes:
- the dnaG gene encoding DNA primase; protein product: MAGRINDEDVKAVRDAVPIDAVVSEYLQLRNAGGGNLKGLCPFHDEKSPSFQVSPSKGFFHCFGCQEGGDTITFVMKIDHLTFSEAVERLAGQAGITLRYEEGGYNPSHQRGERIRLVEAHKIAAQWYAEQLATGPEADTGRAFLADRGFDQAAAEHFGVGYSPQGWDHLTRFLRGKGFSDKELLLSGLSQEGRRGPIDRFRGRLMWPIRDIGGDVVGFGARKLYEADNGPKYLNTPDTAIYKKSQVLYGIDLAKKDIAKASRAVVVEGYTDVMACHLAGVTTAIATCGTAFGGDHIKILRRLLMDNGSARVIFTFDGDAAGQKAALRAFEDDQKFAAETYIAIAPDGMDPCDLRLAKGDDAVADLVEPRTPLFEFALRQIVARYDLDTPAGRAAALDEAAPVVARIKNSGAQHEVAVQLAGMLGILDTQFVVKRIAQLARWARDRGGKGPAPDQRQRGGGPQQQAGPMTATPRGPALNLRNPVFATERELLKLALQRPELVSPAFDAYGVDEFTAPPYAAVREAIMEAGGAEFGVQDPQDYLVRVREAAPDDTVRAMVTELAVEAIMLHRGVKGVDEVYAGAQLVTVRRRAVERRIRDITGRLTRLSGHGDPAELAAVQNELWILQQYDQNLREHGAAAL
- a CDS encoding NAD(P)/FAD-dependent oxidoreductase → MVDADQTFVIVGGGLAGAKAAETLRTEGFTGRVILVCDERDHPYERPPLSKGYLLGKEERDSVFVHEPAWYARHDIELHLGQTVVAIDRAAKTVHYGDDGTHVSYDKLLIATGAEPRRLDVPGTGLAGVHHLRRLAHAERLKGVLATLGRDNGHLVIAGAGWIGLEVAAAAREYGAEVTVIEPAPTPLHGVLGPELGAVFAELHESRGVRFRFGVKLTEIVGQDGVVLAARTDDGEEHPAHDVLAAIGAAPRTALAQAAGLEIADRAHGGGIVVDDHLRTSDPDIFAAGDVASFHHALFDTSLRVEHWANALNGGPAAARAMLGRGLAHDRVPYFFTDQYDLGMEYSGWAPAGSYDQVVIRGDAAKREFIAFWVKEGRVLAGMNVNVWDVTEPIQQLIRSKTRVDTEDLANPHVSLESLVA
- a CDS encoding deoxyguanosinetriphosphate triphosphohydrolase — translated: MEGTAPPTPYDPASVARYAPEPDKRPGRTAFQRDRARILHSGALRRLAGKTQVVAPGEGSPVWDASPRTRLTHSLECAQVGRELGAALGCDPDLVEAACLAHDLGHPPFGHNGEQALNAFAEDCGGFEGNAQSLRLLTRIEPKRFTEDGSVGLNLTRATLDAATKYPWPRGAHPAVPASPKFGVYDDDRPVFAWLREDAPGARTCFEAQVMDWADDVAYSVHDVEDGLHAGHIDPNCLLADPEREAVFDAAVGRYVLAGTDHAELAAALDRLLAQDWWPHGYDGSAPAQARLKDATSQLIGRFCLAAEAATRAAYGDGRLTRYTAELVVPRETRMECAVLKAVAVRYVMQRTEQERLRADQRIVVAELAEALTARAPDGLDPQFRALFDAAADDRARKRVVVDQIASLTDASARSLHARLTGHP
- a CDS encoding nucleotidyl transferase AbiEii/AbiGii toxin family protein, with the translated sequence MSRQGWQGFGWANDRVPRAPLDDETRRAEHLPRTLRPVPGDDVTQRPVFDPALKQHQNAYRATDPSFTDPERGTAWRAARRRALDQVLDAVADSEWVDSLVLRGSMLMSTWFGAQAREPGDLDFVVVPRSWRIDDGRTERMLTTLAEAAGARAGTGAGGMDVGISARGAVVEDIWTYDRVPGLRMVVPWGSPGLPGGHVQLDFVFGERLPEPPEPVELSGGAVLYAATPGLSLAWKLMWLINDMYGQGKDLYDAVLLAERHPLSRDLLHAVFRLSGEWPYHREHILLEDVVEAAGCVEWNHFVTEYPRFRDRGDEFAERLVRAVTPAFTRDGG